A genomic segment from Aegilops tauschii subsp. strangulata cultivar AL8/78 chromosome 1, Aet v6.0, whole genome shotgun sequence encodes:
- the LOC109772360 gene encoding UDP-glycosyltransferase 88B1: MANTVILYPGLTVSHFVPMVHLAGALVNHGYAVSVALIDPAVNGDPAFRAVVARAVASMPSLRFHALPPSEDAPTLSPDAPFIPRYLDIVGRHNDRLRDFLCSFARGVHAVVVDSLSVGALGVAKRLGIPGYVMFTSGAAALAAFVQLPSVLAEVRTRFQELGDAPLELFGLPPMPASHLIGELLEDPESDTYKATVIALYGIPEGDGILVNTYESLDAGVVAALGDPRCLPGRIMPPVYCVGPFVGGVGSEAKDRHECLTWLDGQPDGSVVFLCFGSGGSHSAEQLKEIAVGLENCGHRFLWVVGNPFNDDQAKPFDQDLDALLPNGFLARTRGRGLVVKQWVPQAEVLRHRATGAFVTHCGWNSVLEGLTAGVPMLCWPLYAEQKMNMLRMVGEIGVAAEMVGWQRGLVEAAEVEGKVRLVMDSEDGMELRARAAAHKEGAAAAWSDGGSSRAAFAQFLSDVVRRQPQTRGDP, from the coding sequence ATGGCGAACACCGTGATCCTGTACCCCGGCCTCACCGTGAGCCACTTCGTCCCCATGGTgcacctcgccggcgccctcgtCAACCACGGATACGCCGTCTCCGTCGCGCTCATCGACCCCGCCGTCAACGGGGACCCCGCCTTCCGCGCCGTCGTCGCCCGCGCGGTCGCCTCCATGCCGTCCCTCCGATTCCACGCGCTCCCGCCCTCCGAGGACGCGCCCACGCTGAGCCCCGACGCGCCGTTCATCCCCAGGTACCTCGACATCGTCGGCCGCCACAACGACCGCCTCCGCGACTTCCTCTGCTCCTTTGCACGCGGCGTCCACGCCGTGGTCGTTGACTCGCTGTCCGTCGGGGCGCTCGGCGTCGCCAAGCGGCTCGGGATCCCCGGGTACGTCATGTTCACCTCCGGcgcggccgccctcgccgccttcGTCCAGCTTCCTTCCGTCCTCGCTGAGGTGCGGACGAGGTTCCAGGAGCTAGGCGACGCGCCGCTCGAGTTATTCGGCCTTCCGCCCATGCCTGCCTCCCACCTGATCGGCGAATTGCTCGAGGACCCTGAGAGCGACACCTACAAGGCGACGGTGATCGCGCTGTACGGGATCCCGGAGGGCGATGGCATCCTGGTGAACACGTACGAGTCGCTGGATGCTGGGGTGGTGGCAGCGCTCGGCGACCCTCGGTGCCTCCCGGGCCGGATCATGCCACCGGTGTACTGCGTCGGGCCATTCGTTGGGGGCGTCGGAAGCGAGGCGAAAGACCGGCATGAGTGCCTCACGTGGCTAGACGGGCAGCCGGACGGCAGCGTCGTGTTCCTCTGCTTCGGCAGCGGGGGAAGCCACTCGGCGGAGCAGCTCAAGGAGATCGCCGTCGGCCTGGAGAACTGCGGCCACCGGTTCCTGTGGGTCGTGGGAAACCCTTTCAACGACGACCAGGCCAAGCCGTTCGACCAGGACCTCGACGCTCTCTTGCCGAACGGGTTCCTGGCCCGCACCAGAGGCCGTGGCCTCGTTGTTAAGCAGTGGGTGCCGCAAGCAGAGGTGCTCCGCCACAGGGCCACCGGCGCGTTCGTGACGCACTGCGGGTGGAACTCTGTGCTGGAGGGCCTGACGGCCGGCGTGCCGATGCTGTGCTGGCCGCTGTACGCGGAGCAGAAGATGAACATGCTGCGCATGGTGGGGGAGATTGGAGTCGCCGCGGAGATGGTCGGGTGGCAGCGGGGGCTGGTCGAGGCAGCCGAGGTGGAGGGCAAGGTGAGGCTGGTCATGGACTCCGAGGATGGCATGGAGCtccgggcgcgggcggcggcacACAAGGAAGGCGCGGCCGCGGCTTGGAGCGACGGCGGCTCATCGCGCGCGGCGTTTGCCCAGTTCTTGTCGGATGTCGTCAGACGGCAGCCTCAGACTCGTGGTGATCCATGA